From the genome of Apodemus sylvaticus chromosome 3, mApoSyl1.1, whole genome shotgun sequence, one region includes:
- the Kiaa2013 gene encoding uncharacterized protein KIAA2013 homolog isoform X2 — translation MWLQQRLKGLPGLLSSSWARRLLCLLGLLVLLLWFASSGARRAAGGLHLPSWARSEPGAAEPSACLEAATRAWRGLRDRGEAVPLGPGVPALVANGYLALDAAHNRLWVTPGEREPAVSPDFVPFVQLRPLNVVAEAGEAVLLLREGLLRRVRCLQLGTPGSGPAAGVPGPASASGLSAGSGRDCVLLQEDFLAHRGRPHVYLQRIQLNNPTERVAALQTVGPTAGPVPKTFTSTLEKVGDHQFLLYSGRSTPLPSGLVHLVVVTSKKLVNRLQVAPKSQLDETVLWVVHVSGPIHPQVLKSKATKELKALQDLARKEMLELLEMPASELLHDHQYLWAQLFSPGVEMKRITDAHTPSGLTVNLTLYYMLSCSPAPLLSPSLSHRERGQMEATLNYEDHCFSGHATMHAENLWPGQLSSVQQILQLADLWKLTLQKRGCKGLVKVGAPGILQGMVLSFGGLQFTENHLQFQADPEVLHNSYALHGIRYKNDHISLAVLLDAEGKPYLHVSLESRGQPVKIYACEAGCLHDPVELTSEPGGHTFSVMVTQPITPLLYISTDLTHLQDLRHTLHLKAILAHDEHMAQQDPGLPFLFWFSVASLITLFHLFLFKLIYNEYCGPGAKPLFRSKEQAADGGRSEFLTMGEPVETWVGKQCGEGLPSSQLLASYIEKEDPSV, via the exons ATGTGGCTGCAGCAGCGCCTGAAGGGGCTGCCGGGGCTGCTGTCGAGCAGCTGGGCCCGCCGCCTCCTCTGCCTGCTCGGCCTCTTGGTGCTGCTCCTGTGGTTCGCGAGCTCCGGGGCGCGGCGGGCGGCGGGCGGCCTGCACCTGCCGTCCTGGGCCCGCAGCGAGCCGGGCGCCGCCGAGCCGTCCGCCTGCCTGGAGGCGGCCACCCGCGCGTGGCGCGGCCTGCGCGATCGCGGCGAGGCGGTGCCGCTCGGCCCCGGGGTGCCGGCCCTGGTGGCCAACGGCTATCTGGCTCTGGACGCCGCCCACAACCGGCTGTGGGTGACGCCCGGAGAGCGGGAGCCTGCCGTGTCGCCGGACTTCGTGCCCTTCGTGCAACTGCGCCCGCTCAATGTGGTGGCTGAGGCTGGAGAGGCGGTGCTGCTGCTGCGGGAGGGCCTGCTGCGCCGAGTGCGCTGCCTGCAGCTGGGGACCCCGGGCTCGGGCCCTGCCGCCGGTGTCCCCGGGCCCGCCTCAGCCTCCGGGCTCTCCGCGGGGTCGGGCCGTGACTGCGTGCTGCTGCAGGAGGACTTCCTGGCGCACCGAGGCCGACCCCACGTCTACCTGCAGCGCATCCAGCTCAACAATCCCACGGAGCGCGTGGCCGCGTTGCAGACTGTGGGACCCACCGCGGGCCCGGTCCCCAAGACCTTCACCAGCACTCTGGAGAAGGTCGGAGATCACCAGTTTCTCCTCTACTCGGGCCGGTCCACACCCCTTCCATCAGGGCTGGTGCACTTGGTAGTGGTGACCTCTAAGAAGTTAGTGAACAGGCTGCAGGTGGCTCCCAAGTCACAGCTGGACGAGACGGTGCTGTGGGTGGTGCATGTCTCCGGGCCCATCCACCCCCAGGTCCTCAAAAGCAAAGCGACGAAGGAGCTCAAGGCGCTGCAGGACTTAGCAAGGAAGGAAATGCTGGAGCTGTTGGAGATGCCCGCCTCGGAGCTACTTCACGATCACCAGTACCTCTGGGCCCAGCTGTTCAGTCCGG GTGTGGAGATGAAGAGGATCACGGATGCTCACACGCCGTCTGGCCTGACCGTGAACCTCACCCTGTACTACATGCTCTCCTGCTCGCCAGCCCCACTGCTCAGCCCCTCCCTGAGCCACAGGGAGCGTGGCCAGATGGAGGCCACGCTCAACTACGAAGACCACTGCTTCAGTGGCCATGCCACCATGCACGCCGAGAACCTGTGGCCTGGCCAGCTCTCCTCAGTGCAGCAGATCCTGCAGCTGGCCGACCTGTGGAAGCTCACCCTCCAGAAGCGTGGCTGCAAGGGGCTGGTGAAGGTCGGCGCTCCGGGCATCCTGCAGGGCATGGTGCTCAGCTTCGGTGGGCTACAGTTCACAGAGAACCACCTGCAGTTCCAGGCCGACCCCGAGGTGCTGCACAACAGCTACGCGCTGCATGGCATCCGCTACAAGAACGACCACATCAGCCTGGCTGTGCTGCTGGATGCCGAGGGCAAACCCTACCTGCATGTGTCTTTGGAGTCCCGAGGCCAGCCTGTCAAGATCTACGCCTGTGAGGCGGGCTGCCTCCACGACCCTGTGGAGCTGACGTCGGAGCCTGGAGGCCACACCTTCTCTGTCATGGTGACACAGCCCATCACTCCACTGCTGTACATCTCCACCGACCTCACACACCTCCAGGACCTGCGGCACACGCTGCACCTTAAGGCCATCCTGGCCCACGATGAGCACATGGCGCAGCAGGACCCCGGCCTGCCCTTCCTCTTCTGGTTCAGCGTGGCCTCCCTCATCACcctcttccacctcttcctctttAAACTCATCTATAACGAGTACTGTGGGCCTGGAGCCAAGCCCCTCTTCAGGAGCAAG GAGCAGGCAGCAGACGGAGGCAGGTCTGAGTTCCTCACGATGGGGGAACCAGTGGAGACTTGGGTCGGAAAGCAGTGTGGAGAAGGCCTTCCAAGTAGCCAGCTTTTGGCCAGCTATATAGAAAAG GAAGACCCCAGTGTCTGA
- the Kiaa2013 gene encoding uncharacterized protein KIAA2013 homolog isoform X1, protein MWLQQRLKGLPGLLSSSWARRLLCLLGLLVLLLWFASSGARRAAGGLHLPSWARSEPGAAEPSACLEAATRAWRGLRDRGEAVPLGPGVPALVANGYLALDAAHNRLWVTPGEREPAVSPDFVPFVQLRPLNVVAEAGEAVLLLREGLLRRVRCLQLGTPGSGPAAGVPGPASASGLSAGSGRDCVLLQEDFLAHRGRPHVYLQRIQLNNPTERVAALQTVGPTAGPVPKTFTSTLEKVGDHQFLLYSGRSTPLPSGLVHLVVVTSKKLVNRLQVAPKSQLDETVLWVVHVSGPIHPQVLKSKATKELKALQDLARKEMLELLEMPASELLHDHQYLWAQLFSPGVEMKRITDAHTPSGLTVNLTLYYMLSCSPAPLLSPSLSHRERGQMEATLNYEDHCFSGHATMHAENLWPGQLSSVQQILQLADLWKLTLQKRGCKGLVKVGAPGILQGMVLSFGGLQFTENHLQFQADPEVLHNSYALHGIRYKNDHISLAVLLDAEGKPYLHVSLESRGQPVKIYACEAGCLHDPVELTSEPGGHTFSVMVTQPITPLLYISTDLTHLQDLRHTLHLKAILAHDEHMAQQDPGLPFLFWFSVASLITLFHLFLFKLIYNEYCGPGAKPLFRSKARLSGKAVFGPQEQAADGGRSEFLTMGEPVETWVGKQCGEGLPSSQLLASYIEKEDPSV, encoded by the exons ATGTGGCTGCAGCAGCGCCTGAAGGGGCTGCCGGGGCTGCTGTCGAGCAGCTGGGCCCGCCGCCTCCTCTGCCTGCTCGGCCTCTTGGTGCTGCTCCTGTGGTTCGCGAGCTCCGGGGCGCGGCGGGCGGCGGGCGGCCTGCACCTGCCGTCCTGGGCCCGCAGCGAGCCGGGCGCCGCCGAGCCGTCCGCCTGCCTGGAGGCGGCCACCCGCGCGTGGCGCGGCCTGCGCGATCGCGGCGAGGCGGTGCCGCTCGGCCCCGGGGTGCCGGCCCTGGTGGCCAACGGCTATCTGGCTCTGGACGCCGCCCACAACCGGCTGTGGGTGACGCCCGGAGAGCGGGAGCCTGCCGTGTCGCCGGACTTCGTGCCCTTCGTGCAACTGCGCCCGCTCAATGTGGTGGCTGAGGCTGGAGAGGCGGTGCTGCTGCTGCGGGAGGGCCTGCTGCGCCGAGTGCGCTGCCTGCAGCTGGGGACCCCGGGCTCGGGCCCTGCCGCCGGTGTCCCCGGGCCCGCCTCAGCCTCCGGGCTCTCCGCGGGGTCGGGCCGTGACTGCGTGCTGCTGCAGGAGGACTTCCTGGCGCACCGAGGCCGACCCCACGTCTACCTGCAGCGCATCCAGCTCAACAATCCCACGGAGCGCGTGGCCGCGTTGCAGACTGTGGGACCCACCGCGGGCCCGGTCCCCAAGACCTTCACCAGCACTCTGGAGAAGGTCGGAGATCACCAGTTTCTCCTCTACTCGGGCCGGTCCACACCCCTTCCATCAGGGCTGGTGCACTTGGTAGTGGTGACCTCTAAGAAGTTAGTGAACAGGCTGCAGGTGGCTCCCAAGTCACAGCTGGACGAGACGGTGCTGTGGGTGGTGCATGTCTCCGGGCCCATCCACCCCCAGGTCCTCAAAAGCAAAGCGACGAAGGAGCTCAAGGCGCTGCAGGACTTAGCAAGGAAGGAAATGCTGGAGCTGTTGGAGATGCCCGCCTCGGAGCTACTTCACGATCACCAGTACCTCTGGGCCCAGCTGTTCAGTCCGG GTGTGGAGATGAAGAGGATCACGGATGCTCACACGCCGTCTGGCCTGACCGTGAACCTCACCCTGTACTACATGCTCTCCTGCTCGCCAGCCCCACTGCTCAGCCCCTCCCTGAGCCACAGGGAGCGTGGCCAGATGGAGGCCACGCTCAACTACGAAGACCACTGCTTCAGTGGCCATGCCACCATGCACGCCGAGAACCTGTGGCCTGGCCAGCTCTCCTCAGTGCAGCAGATCCTGCAGCTGGCCGACCTGTGGAAGCTCACCCTCCAGAAGCGTGGCTGCAAGGGGCTGGTGAAGGTCGGCGCTCCGGGCATCCTGCAGGGCATGGTGCTCAGCTTCGGTGGGCTACAGTTCACAGAGAACCACCTGCAGTTCCAGGCCGACCCCGAGGTGCTGCACAACAGCTACGCGCTGCATGGCATCCGCTACAAGAACGACCACATCAGCCTGGCTGTGCTGCTGGATGCCGAGGGCAAACCCTACCTGCATGTGTCTTTGGAGTCCCGAGGCCAGCCTGTCAAGATCTACGCCTGTGAGGCGGGCTGCCTCCACGACCCTGTGGAGCTGACGTCGGAGCCTGGAGGCCACACCTTCTCTGTCATGGTGACACAGCCCATCACTCCACTGCTGTACATCTCCACCGACCTCACACACCTCCAGGACCTGCGGCACACGCTGCACCTTAAGGCCATCCTGGCCCACGATGAGCACATGGCGCAGCAGGACCCCGGCCTGCCCTTCCTCTTCTGGTTCAGCGTGGCCTCCCTCATCACcctcttccacctcttcctctttAAACTCATCTATAACGAGTACTGTGGGCCTGGAGCCAAGCCCCTCTTCAGGAGCAAG GCCAGGCTTTCAGGGAAAGCAGTCTTTGGCCCCCAGGAGCAGGCAGCAGACGGAGGCAGGTCTGAGTTCCTCACGATGGGGGAACCAGTGGAGACTTGGGTCGGAAAGCAGTGTGGAGAAGGCCTTCCAAGTAGCCAGCTTTTGGCCAGCTATATAGAAAAG GAAGACCCCAGTGTCTGA
- the Kiaa2013 gene encoding uncharacterized protein KIAA2013 homolog isoform X3, whose translation MWLQQRLKGLPGLLSSSWARRLLCLLGLLVLLLWFASSGARRAAGGLHLPSWARSEPGAAEPSACLEAATRAWRGLRDRGEAVPLGPGVPALVANGYLALDAAHNRLWVTPGEREPAVSPDFVPFVQLRPLNVVAEAGEAVLLLREGLLRRVRCLQLGTPGSGPAAGVPGPASASGLSAGSGRDCVLLQEDFLAHRGRPHVYLQRIQLNNPTERVAALQTVGPTAGPVPKTFTSTLEKVGDHQFLLYSGRSTPLPSGLVHLVVVTSKKLVNRLQVAPKSQLDETVLWVVHVSGPIHPQVLKSKATKELKALQDLARKEMLELLEMPASELLHDHQYLWAQLFSPGVEMKRITDAHTPSGLTVNLTLYYMLSCSPAPLLSPSLSHRERGQMEATLNYEDHCFSGHATMHAENLWPGQLSSVQQILQLADLWKLTLQKRGCKGLVKVGAPGILQGMVLSFGGLQFTENHLQFQADPEVLHNSYALHGIRYKNDHISLAVLLDAEGKPYLHVSLESRGQPVKIYACEAGCLHDPVELTSEPGGHTFSVMVTQPITPLLYISTDLTHLQDLRHTLHLKAILAHDEHMAQQDPGLPFLFWFSVASLITLFHLFLFKLIYNEYCGPGAKPLFRSKEDPSV comes from the exons ATGTGGCTGCAGCAGCGCCTGAAGGGGCTGCCGGGGCTGCTGTCGAGCAGCTGGGCCCGCCGCCTCCTCTGCCTGCTCGGCCTCTTGGTGCTGCTCCTGTGGTTCGCGAGCTCCGGGGCGCGGCGGGCGGCGGGCGGCCTGCACCTGCCGTCCTGGGCCCGCAGCGAGCCGGGCGCCGCCGAGCCGTCCGCCTGCCTGGAGGCGGCCACCCGCGCGTGGCGCGGCCTGCGCGATCGCGGCGAGGCGGTGCCGCTCGGCCCCGGGGTGCCGGCCCTGGTGGCCAACGGCTATCTGGCTCTGGACGCCGCCCACAACCGGCTGTGGGTGACGCCCGGAGAGCGGGAGCCTGCCGTGTCGCCGGACTTCGTGCCCTTCGTGCAACTGCGCCCGCTCAATGTGGTGGCTGAGGCTGGAGAGGCGGTGCTGCTGCTGCGGGAGGGCCTGCTGCGCCGAGTGCGCTGCCTGCAGCTGGGGACCCCGGGCTCGGGCCCTGCCGCCGGTGTCCCCGGGCCCGCCTCAGCCTCCGGGCTCTCCGCGGGGTCGGGCCGTGACTGCGTGCTGCTGCAGGAGGACTTCCTGGCGCACCGAGGCCGACCCCACGTCTACCTGCAGCGCATCCAGCTCAACAATCCCACGGAGCGCGTGGCCGCGTTGCAGACTGTGGGACCCACCGCGGGCCCGGTCCCCAAGACCTTCACCAGCACTCTGGAGAAGGTCGGAGATCACCAGTTTCTCCTCTACTCGGGCCGGTCCACACCCCTTCCATCAGGGCTGGTGCACTTGGTAGTGGTGACCTCTAAGAAGTTAGTGAACAGGCTGCAGGTGGCTCCCAAGTCACAGCTGGACGAGACGGTGCTGTGGGTGGTGCATGTCTCCGGGCCCATCCACCCCCAGGTCCTCAAAAGCAAAGCGACGAAGGAGCTCAAGGCGCTGCAGGACTTAGCAAGGAAGGAAATGCTGGAGCTGTTGGAGATGCCCGCCTCGGAGCTACTTCACGATCACCAGTACCTCTGGGCCCAGCTGTTCAGTCCGG GTGTGGAGATGAAGAGGATCACGGATGCTCACACGCCGTCTGGCCTGACCGTGAACCTCACCCTGTACTACATGCTCTCCTGCTCGCCAGCCCCACTGCTCAGCCCCTCCCTGAGCCACAGGGAGCGTGGCCAGATGGAGGCCACGCTCAACTACGAAGACCACTGCTTCAGTGGCCATGCCACCATGCACGCCGAGAACCTGTGGCCTGGCCAGCTCTCCTCAGTGCAGCAGATCCTGCAGCTGGCCGACCTGTGGAAGCTCACCCTCCAGAAGCGTGGCTGCAAGGGGCTGGTGAAGGTCGGCGCTCCGGGCATCCTGCAGGGCATGGTGCTCAGCTTCGGTGGGCTACAGTTCACAGAGAACCACCTGCAGTTCCAGGCCGACCCCGAGGTGCTGCACAACAGCTACGCGCTGCATGGCATCCGCTACAAGAACGACCACATCAGCCTGGCTGTGCTGCTGGATGCCGAGGGCAAACCCTACCTGCATGTGTCTTTGGAGTCCCGAGGCCAGCCTGTCAAGATCTACGCCTGTGAGGCGGGCTGCCTCCACGACCCTGTGGAGCTGACGTCGGAGCCTGGAGGCCACACCTTCTCTGTCATGGTGACACAGCCCATCACTCCACTGCTGTACATCTCCACCGACCTCACACACCTCCAGGACCTGCGGCACACGCTGCACCTTAAGGCCATCCTGGCCCACGATGAGCACATGGCGCAGCAGGACCCCGGCCTGCCCTTCCTCTTCTGGTTCAGCGTGGCCTCCCTCATCACcctcttccacctcttcctctttAAACTCATCTATAACGAGTACTGTGGGCCTGGAGCCAAGCCCCTCTTCAGGAGCAAG GAAGACCCCAGTGTCTGA